A window of Citrus sinensis cultivar Valencia sweet orange chromosome 7, DVS_A1.0, whole genome shotgun sequence contains these coding sequences:
- the LOC102613535 gene encoding 40S ribosomal protein S12 has translation MSGDEAAPAVETAPPAPLGEAMDLMTALQVVLRKSLAHGGLARGLHEGAKVIEKHAAQLCVLAEDCNQPDYVKLVKALCADHNVSLLTVPSAKTLGEWAGLCKIDSEGKARKVVGCSCVVVKDFGEESDGLNVVQQHIKSH, from the exons ATGTCAGG TGATGAGGCTGCCCCTGCTGTTGAGACAGCACCTCCTGCCCCCCTTGGTGAGGCAATGGATCTGATGACGGCTTTGCAGGTTGTGTTGAGAAAATCACTTGCTCATGGTGGTCTTGCTCGTGGCCTTCATGAAGGTGCCAAAGTGATTGAAAAGCATGCTGCCCAGCTCTGTGTATTGGCTGAGGATTGTAACCAACCTGACTATGTGAAATTGGTCAAGGCACTCTGTGCTGACCATAACGTAAGCTTGTTGACGGTTCCCAGTGCCAAGACCCTCGGCGAGTGGGCTGGT TTGTGCAAGATTGACTCAGAGGGAAAGGCCAGGAAGGTTGTGGGTTGTTCCTGTGTTGTTGTGAAG GATTTCGGAGAGGAAAGCGATGGTCTTAACGTTGTTCAGCAGCACATCAAGTCTCACTGA